From a single Paenibacillus sp. FSL W8-0426 genomic region:
- a CDS encoding helix-turn-helix domain-containing protein produces the protein MDISKENELCLISICEALEVVRGKWSILVLTLLSLGPQRFNQMRRNLDNVSIKSLTDALRHLEQHEVINRQVLPTSPVTVEYSLTDKGRAYTPVLRELRIWGETWGRETSEAR, from the coding sequence GTGGATATAAGCAAAGAGAACGAACTATGCCTCATCTCCATTTGCGAAGCTTTAGAGGTTGTTCGCGGAAAATGGTCTATTTTGGTACTTACCTTACTTAGTTTGGGTCCGCAGCGATTTAATCAAATGCGAAGAAATTTAGACAACGTCAGCATCAAGTCTTTAACGGATGCCCTGCGTCATTTGGAGCAGCATGAAGTAATCAACCGCCAGGTGTTGCCTACATCACCTGTCACCGTTGAGTATTCGCTAACGGATAAAGGAAGGGCATACACTCCCGTACTTCGGGAATTGCGCATATGGGGTGAGACCTGGGGGAGAGAAACGTCTGAAGCACGTTGA
- a CDS encoding MFS transporter, whose amino-acid sequence MNVKKLLYILAFTLILSSMSATMFNIVLPKMGEEFGLSYSQVSWVSAIYLLVYAIASVVYGKLADLIKLKNLMTFGLVLFAIGSLIGLISQDYWMVIIARVLQASGAAVIPASAMIVPARYIPAERRGWALGITSSGLAIGNALGPIVSALLVSFAHWRWLFFLPLLLVFTLPLYRKYLGDEQGDGGKLDWIGGGLLAGTVASLMLAITFSDWRAAVLAAVFLLLFLFRISKADTPFVNPALFRNSRFSLSLTIAFVVMAISYSLPFLTPQLLADVHRLSPNLIGFAMVPGAAVAAILGRKAGRLADSRGNNALFSLAGGLLVTYFLLLSFFAGLPPVLVALFLVFGNVGQIFMQIAVSNTIAGTLPKEQMGIGMGLFSMVNFISGAVATGVYGKAIDQGATFRLNPFYDYADSYVYSNLYTLLAFVVLGVWTIYWICFRSGAPISPSAKNVKKQAAS is encoded by the coding sequence ATGAACGTAAAAAAACTATTGTATATCCTCGCCTTCACGTTGATTCTGTCCTCCATGAGCGCAACCATGTTTAATATTGTGCTACCCAAAATGGGAGAGGAATTCGGCTTGTCCTATTCGCAGGTGAGCTGGGTATCCGCCATTTACCTTTTGGTCTATGCTATTGCCTCTGTAGTCTATGGCAAGTTGGCCGATCTGATCAAGCTGAAAAACCTAATGACCTTTGGCCTTGTGCTTTTCGCCATCGGTTCGTTGATCGGGCTAATCTCCCAGGACTATTGGATGGTGATCATAGCCCGGGTCCTGCAAGCTTCTGGAGCTGCGGTCATCCCTGCCTCGGCGATGATCGTTCCGGCAAGATACATTCCGGCAGAACGACGTGGCTGGGCGCTGGGAATAACGTCGAGCGGTTTGGCCATCGGGAATGCACTTGGGCCGATCGTATCCGCCCTGCTCGTCAGCTTTGCCCATTGGCGCTGGTTGTTCTTCCTGCCGCTGCTTCTTGTTTTTACATTGCCTTTGTATCGCAAATATCTCGGAGATGAACAAGGGGACGGTGGTAAGCTGGACTGGATCGGGGGAGGTTTGCTGGCGGGAACTGTAGCATCTCTTATGTTGGCGATTACGTTCTCGGATTGGAGAGCGGCTGTTCTTGCCGCAGTATTCTTGCTGTTGTTCCTTTTCCGCATTTCCAAGGCGGATACACCGTTCGTCAATCCTGCCTTGTTCCGAAACAGCCGCTTTTCGTTGAGCTTGACCATTGCATTTGTGGTGATGGCTATAAGCTACTCACTACCTTTTCTTACTCCGCAGCTGCTGGCGGATGTCCACCGGCTTTCGCCGAATTTGATCGGGTTTGCCATGGTGCCTGGAGCTGCGGTTGCGGCCATTTTGGGGCGAAAAGCGGGTAGACTGGCAGATTCCAGAGGAAACAATGCGTTATTTTCATTAGCCGGCGGGCTGCTCGTGACATATTTTTTACTGCTGTCTTTTTTTGCTGGTTTGCCGCCCGTGCTTGTTGCTTTATTTCTTGTTTTCGGGAACGTTGGGCAAATATTCATGCAAATTGCAGTATCCAATACGATAGCAGGTACACTGCCCAAGGAACAGATGGGAATCGGAATGGGACTGTTCTCGATGGTAAATTTCATATCCGGCGCCGTGGCAACGGGGGTTTACGGAAAAGCCATCGACCAAGGCGCGACCTTTCGCCTCAATCCGTTTTATGATTACGCGGATTCATATGTGTATAGCAACTTGTATACATTATTAGCGTTCGTCGTCTTGGGGGTGTGGACCATCTATTGGATCTGTTTTCGTAGCGGGGCGCCTATAAGTCCAAGCGCAAAGAACGTTAAGAAACAGGCAGCGAGCTAA
- a CDS encoding translation factor GTPase family protein — protein sequence MKRLTIGLFAHVDAGKTTFAEQLLYHTNSIRSRGRVDHQDAFLDSHDIERARGITVFADQAVIEYKGDSYYLIDTPGHVDFSPEMERTIQVIDYAILIVSAVEGVQGHTETVWQLLRKHRVPTFFFINKTDRIGADAGRTEADIRQQLTGEVCCITEGFADGIIGEPLREAMAERDEALLEAFLEGRDDSGFWLEALQRMIAAGLLFPCAYGSALQDTGVIEFLDQLHLLTTTTYDGDASFQGRVYKIRHDAGGARLTFIKALGGRLKVREQLRYESGGVQYDEKITRLFLFNGLKSQPVEQVEAGDLFAVTGLSAAETGQGLGAISDKLAYDSEPTLQSKVLFDNSNHVQKVLGAFRTLEAEEPSLNVVWDEKLQEISIRVMGLIQLEVLEQLVRERFGFAISFGQPEILYKETIESAVKGYGHFEPLRHYAEVHLLIEPGERGSGITFDSRCHADDLNVSYQNLIRNHLYEREHHGLLTGMPVTDVNITLLRGRAHKEHTHGGDFREATLRALRQGLEKADNVLLEPYYDFKIKVAIDEMGRVLSDIQRASGIFNPPETAGTQAVVTGRVPVSTFMNYSAEFASFTHGRGSIRCVFGGYDRCHNTEEVIERMGYRKGADPLYTSSSIFCAKGAGYSVPWDEAEAKMHLELEP from the coding sequence ATGAAGCGACTAACGATTGGCCTGTTCGCCCATGTGGATGCAGGTAAAACTACTTTTGCGGAACAGCTGCTGTACCATACGAACAGTATCCGGTCGCGAGGGCGGGTGGATCATCAGGATGCGTTTCTGGACAGCCACGACATCGAGCGGGCAAGGGGCATTACGGTGTTCGCAGATCAGGCGGTAATAGAATATAAAGGAGACAGCTACTATTTAATAGACACGCCAGGACACGTCGATTTCTCCCCGGAGATGGAGCGAACGATTCAGGTCATTGATTATGCCATTCTGATTGTAAGCGCAGTTGAAGGCGTCCAAGGCCATACTGAGACAGTCTGGCAGCTGCTGCGCAAGCATCGGGTTCCGACGTTTTTCTTTATCAACAAGACGGATCGGATCGGAGCGGATGCAGGCAGAACCGAGGCGGATATCCGTCAGCAGTTGACAGGGGAAGTATGTTGCATTACAGAGGGCTTCGCTGACGGCATCATCGGTGAGCCGCTGCGTGAGGCCATGGCGGAGCGGGACGAAGCTTTGCTGGAAGCATTCCTGGAGGGAAGAGATGATTCTGGCTTCTGGCTGGAGGCTTTGCAGAGGATGATCGCGGCCGGTCTTCTCTTCCCCTGTGCTTACGGCTCTGCGCTTCAGGATACAGGCGTCATTGAATTTCTGGATCAGCTGCATCTGCTGACGACAACCACTTATGACGGGGATGCTTCGTTCCAGGGGCGGGTGTATAAAATTCGGCACGATGCAGGCGGAGCGAGACTCACGTTCATTAAGGCACTGGGTGGTCGGTTGAAGGTGAGAGAACAGCTTCGTTATGAGAGCGGCGGGGTTCAATATGACGAAAAAATTACGCGGCTCTTCTTGTTTAACGGCCTTAAATCGCAGCCGGTGGAACAAGTAGAAGCCGGCGATTTGTTTGCGGTTACGGGATTGTCGGCCGCCGAGACCGGTCAAGGCCTGGGGGCGATATCCGACAAGTTAGCTTACGATTCGGAGCCGACGTTACAATCGAAGGTATTATTCGATAATTCGAACCATGTACAGAAGGTGCTCGGTGCTTTTCGCACGCTGGAGGCGGAGGAGCCGTCTCTGAACGTCGTTTGGGATGAGAAATTGCAGGAGATTTCGATCCGCGTCATGGGATTGATTCAACTGGAAGTGCTGGAGCAGCTTGTTAGAGAGCGGTTTGGCTTTGCGATCTCTTTTGGACAACCGGAAATCTTGTATAAGGAAACGATTGAATCGGCTGTGAAAGGGTACGGACACTTCGAACCGCTCAGACATTATGCGGAAGTGCATCTGCTGATTGAACCGGGAGAAAGGGGCAGCGGCATCACGTTCGATAGCAGATGTCATGCCGATGATCTGAATGTCAGCTATCAGAATCTGATTCGGAATCACCTCTACGAACGGGAGCATCACGGACTGCTGACCGGCATGCCGGTCACCGATGTGAACATCACGCTGCTGAGGGGCCGCGCGCATAAAGAACATACCCATGGCGGCGATTTTCGTGAGGCTACCTTACGAGCACTACGGCAGGGTCTGGAGAAGGCGGACAACGTGCTGCTGGAGCCCTATTACGATTTCAAAATCAAAGTCGCTATCGATGAAATGGGCAGGGTGCTGTCCGATATTCAGCGTGCTTCAGGTATTTTTAATCCGCCGGAGACAGCCGGAACGCAAGCGGTGGTCACGGGCAGGGTGCCTGTGTCGACTTTCATGAACTACAGTGCCGAATTTGCATCCTTTACGCATGGACGAGGCAGTATCCGCTGCGTGTTCGGCGGCTACGACCGCTGCCATAATACGGAGGAAGTCATAGAGCGGATGGGCTACCGCAAAGGGGCAGACCCATTGTATACATCTTCCTCCATCTTTTGCGCCAAGGGGGCGGGTTACTCGGTGCCATGGGATGAGGCGGAAGCCAAGATGCACCTTGAATTAGAACCTTGA
- a CDS encoding LysR family transcriptional regulator yields the protein MELLQLHYFRITARLGHMTKAAEQLHIAQPALSKTISRLEEDLGVPLFDRSNRQIRLNDFGKAFLAKAEAALSLLEEGRKEITDMAGLERGTIVIATNTLNRLSPALAAFRSQYPEVNFRINQIAPAATYSIKELLEEGSVDLAFGSLPSPQPGISNLPVLWTEVFLAVPRGHRFAYRDSISLKEVADEPFIEYKNGHPFREVNDGIIERAGIQRNIVCEVEEPAALGHLVQAGLGVALIPGCKSDEPPSYPLLRIEGVESRRAFSVAWNDARYLSQAAREFQLFLTDFYGKY from the coding sequence TTGGAACTGCTGCAGCTTCACTATTTCCGCATAACAGCCAGATTGGGGCACATGACCAAAGCGGCAGAGCAGCTGCATATCGCGCAGCCCGCTCTCAGTAAGACAATATCCAGGCTGGAAGAGGATTTGGGCGTGCCATTGTTCGACCGGAGCAACCGTCAAATTCGGCTTAACGACTTTGGCAAAGCATTTCTTGCAAAAGCCGAGGCAGCATTGAGCTTGCTGGAGGAAGGACGGAAGGAAATCACGGATATGGCAGGGCTGGAACGGGGAACGATCGTAATTGCAACCAATACGCTGAATCGCCTTTCGCCTGCGCTGGCTGCTTTTCGCAGCCAGTATCCGGAGGTCAACTTCCGCATTAATCAAATTGCGCCCGCAGCAACGTACAGTATCAAAGAGCTGCTAGAGGAGGGCAGCGTGGACCTCGCATTCGGGTCCCTGCCATCGCCGCAGCCAGGCATCTCTAACCTGCCCGTGCTGTGGACGGAGGTATTTCTGGCTGTCCCGCGCGGACACCGCTTTGCGTACAGGGACAGCATTTCTTTGAAAGAGGTGGCAGACGAACCGTTTATCGAATACAAAAACGGCCATCCGTTCCGCGAAGTCAACGACGGAATTATAGAACGGGCAGGCATACAGCGGAACATCGTATGCGAGGTGGAGGAGCCCGCCGCTCTAGGCCATCTTGTCCAAGCCGGTCTGGGCGTAGCGTTAATTCCCGGCTGTAAAAGCGATGAACCTCCGTCCTACCCTTTACTCCGGATTGAAGGCGTGGAAAGTAGGCGGGCGTTTTCCGTTGCATGGAATGATGCGCGTTACCTGTCCCAAGCTGCGCGCGAATTTCAGCTGTTTCTAACTGATTTTTATGGAAAATATTAA
- a CDS encoding GNAT family N-acetyltransferase, with protein sequence MDNLKKIVINRLHGINKNSSSINSVSRGGICYDKNLEANEMLELEFTTIEAWDEALWARMERIYHEAFPTGAKTKAILRSMLDRGIGYLHTGVHHGEVVAMAVTGLAGKAANRILIIDYLAVKQKLRGSGIGTWMLEQLRAWGLKEHGIKGMIIEAESGTTEAHQERIQFWQRNGFVLTSYVHQYRMVPEPYQAMMLPLDGNTDVPDDGEALFGYINAFHKAAYKRR encoded by the coding sequence ATGGATAATCTCAAAAAAATTGTAATCAACCGATTACACGGAATAAATAAAAACAGCAGCAGCATTAACAGTGTTAGCAGAGGCGGAATTTGTTATGATAAAAATCTGGAGGCGAATGAGATGCTGGAATTAGAGTTTACTACTATAGAGGCGTGGGATGAAGCATTGTGGGCGCGGATGGAGCGGATCTATCATGAGGCTTTTCCAACCGGCGCCAAGACAAAAGCCATTCTGCGCAGTATGCTAGACCGGGGGATTGGTTACTTACACACGGGCGTGCATCATGGAGAAGTGGTTGCGATGGCTGTTACTGGACTGGCGGGGAAGGCAGCGAACCGCATCCTGATCATCGATTACCTCGCGGTTAAACAGAAGCTTCGCGGATCGGGCATCGGGACTTGGATGCTGGAGCAGCTCAGAGCCTGGGGGTTAAAGGAACACGGGATCAAAGGTATGATTATCGAGGCGGAATCCGGCACAACGGAGGCTCATCAGGAACGCATTCAGTTTTGGCAACGCAACGGGTTCGTCCTAACTTCCTATGTTCATCAATATAGAATGGTGCCAGAGCCTTATCAAGCAATGATGCTGCCACTGGATGGAAATACGGATGTGCCTGATGATGGCGAAGCACTGTTTGGTTATATCAATGCTTTTCATAAGGCTGCTTACAAGAGGAGGTAG
- a CDS encoding nitroreductase family protein: MSFVQPNQKVEQPFFNIIQDRRSIRYFDTEVMIPREEMKEILQQATLAPSGANLQPWRFLVIDSQELKQKLLPIANSQQQVIEASAVIAVLGDLEGYTLAEKIYGMAVDAGYMPEETAKSFVERYQRLFAGMSQENVLRKVLIDSGLVSMQLMLVARAKGYDTVPMGGFDHTKFVEAFDIPERYAPVMLIAIGKATKPGHRTVRLPIEDVTFFNEIPKA; this comes from the coding sequence ATGTCTTTTGTACAACCGAACCAAAAGGTGGAGCAGCCGTTTTTTAACATTATTCAAGATCGGCGGTCCATACGCTACTTTGATACTGAAGTAATGATCCCACGGGAGGAAATGAAAGAAATCTTGCAGCAAGCTACGCTGGCTCCATCAGGCGCCAATCTGCAGCCGTGGCGGTTCCTTGTAATCGACTCGCAGGAGCTGAAGCAAAAACTGCTTCCTATCGCCAACAGCCAGCAGCAAGTGATTGAGGCTTCAGCAGTCATTGCGGTACTCGGAGATTTGGAAGGGTACACATTGGCCGAGAAAATTTATGGAATGGCGGTCGATGCGGGTTACATGCCTGAAGAGACAGCTAAATCATTCGTGGAACGCTACCAAAGACTGTTCGCGGGCATGTCCCAAGAAAATGTTCTCCGAAAAGTACTTATTGACAGTGGGTTGGTATCCATGCAGCTTATGCTTGTCGCCCGCGCTAAAGGCTATGATACGGTCCCTATGGGCGGCTTTGACCACACTAAATTTGTAGAGGCGTTCGATATTCCAGAGAGATACGCTCCTGTTATGCTTATCGCCATCGGTAAGGCGACGAAGCCCGGACACCGAACGGTAAGATTACCGATTGAAGATGTCACTTTCTTCAATGAAATACCTAAGGCATGA
- a CDS encoding GNAT family N-acetyltransferase yields MTEQSNMRKVIIELWNEGDLGLLRQLNSPKMTAHLGGPETEEKLVTRHRRYREIAERGTGRMFKILLFPSLEVVGSVGYWDQSWQGESIYEVGWSVLPVFQGRGIATEATAKAIASIHSEKKHEFIHAFPKISNPASNAICRKLGFSLIGECDFEYPVGTTIRCNDWRLRVGDGV; encoded by the coding sequence ATTACGGAACAAAGTAATATGCGAAAAGTAATCATTGAACTTTGGAATGAAGGGGATCTAGGTTTACTTCGCCAATTAAATTCGCCAAAGATGACAGCGCACCTTGGAGGTCCAGAAACTGAGGAAAAACTCGTGACTCGTCATAGGCGCTATCGTGAAATCGCTGAAAGAGGCACAGGACGAATGTTTAAGATTCTCCTATTTCCGAGTCTTGAGGTTGTTGGCAGTGTGGGCTATTGGGATCAGTCTTGGCAAGGAGAATCGATTTATGAGGTGGGATGGAGTGTTTTACCAGTATTCCAAGGCAGAGGGATCGCCACAGAAGCAACAGCAAAAGCCATAGCTTCGATCCATTCTGAAAAGAAACATGAATTCATTCATGCTTTTCCTAAAATCAGCAATCCTGCTTCTAATGCCATTTGTCGCAAGCTCGGCTTCTCCCTTATTGGTGAATGTGATTTTGAATACCCTGTTGGTACTACCATACGATGTAATGACTGGAGATTGAGGGTCGGGGACGGAGTATAA
- a CDS encoding chitobiase/beta-hexosaminidase C-terminal domain-containing protein, with translation MKSRSGRLASRWGIPLLISTMLASFAPAPSVIYANQNQSQNQNLNSTSHTITIDTNDVIQDDFLGVGVNTIPTALMPGQTQYGYTEAHWEVDNKRIQTIQPKVARVWFQIDWMEPVKGNYTWDSAKMKAFYKYLDAFKAAGTEIELNFGWKVGSTVHDWFTIPGIDPWTSAPADLDAYAASASALLEELILNRGYDNVKYLTFYNEPNGSWDFEAPGDQKAYYAEMVNKTSARLTADGLRDLIEIWGPEETGAPAWIEYMKQHADDAIDGYSFHVYGESYEGLGNAFALRKQYVGDKPLHLTEFGWADDQASNWDAGYANSVIQTANMGVKSALMWQLNGVWTNDPTGGTNGTYTMWDALVLGLTPRKTFYIAGMLNRYIPEHSEVLAVDTGGSTDVRAAAFRGDDGNYTVLVEAKAGTEKEITLDFGSTAVNQTFRKFEYNNDIVQEANAVLPPVAATFPGGTSLTDRDVDGDYNVIIYTTRPAETQVKLDEVNPTVRSGDSITLGAEVIDNTGSVTWSVVGQNNGTINRSSGVYQAPQVTDETMIAVRATSTADPSAYGVALVRVLPASQADKVEVPTFSLDRHIFPSSEVLYLETATSGAQIRYTTDGSEPTAQSSLYVRPIVLNEGSLALYKAKAFKDGMQPSGTVSSLYQIGQISSAPDGYKLCMVENGGECYFQGKAVVAYGADGLFNYSIQENGVACTSAILGDPIPGVDKRCFVNPEIPDELPVVTLFNAGFEKPATTSARPGPMTNGWVFDSRSGVQHNNGAFQATAAPQGVQTGYLKTDGGVSGTISQSIHFKPGTYQMSFKAAKRTSFGGTQSFDIYFDDQIIGSYQPESGNFQTFRTEPFETAGGKHTIKFVATTTQGDNTAFIDDVRIAFPQTP, from the coding sequence ATGAAAAGTAGATCCGGTCGTTTAGCTTCACGCTGGGGAATTCCGCTCCTTATATCCACCATGCTCGCTTCGTTTGCTCCCGCTCCTTCCGTAATTTACGCCAATCAGAATCAGAGCCAGAACCAGAACCTTAACAGTACCAGCCACACGATTACGATTGATACGAATGATGTGATTCAGGATGATTTTCTCGGCGTTGGCGTCAACACCATTCCCACGGCCCTGATGCCCGGGCAAACGCAATACGGGTATACGGAAGCCCACTGGGAGGTAGACAACAAGCGAATTCAGACCATTCAGCCCAAGGTGGCCAGAGTGTGGTTTCAGATCGACTGGATGGAGCCTGTGAAAGGAAACTATACGTGGGACAGCGCCAAAATGAAAGCTTTCTACAAATACCTGGACGCCTTCAAGGCTGCCGGAACCGAAATCGAGCTGAACTTTGGCTGGAAAGTGGGATCAACGGTGCATGACTGGTTTACCATTCCGGGGATAGATCCATGGACAAGTGCGCCTGCTGACCTGGATGCTTATGCGGCTTCCGCCTCTGCCCTGCTGGAGGAGTTGATACTGAACCGCGGTTACGACAACGTGAAATATTTGACGTTTTATAACGAACCGAACGGCAGTTGGGACTTTGAGGCTCCCGGTGACCAGAAAGCCTATTATGCCGAAATGGTTAATAAAACGAGTGCCAGGCTGACTGCGGACGGTCTACGCGATCTGATCGAAATCTGGGGTCCCGAAGAAACGGGCGCTCCGGCCTGGATTGAGTACATGAAACAACATGCGGATGATGCCATCGACGGATACAGCTTCCATGTATATGGGGAATCATATGAAGGACTCGGGAATGCCTTTGCGTTGCGGAAACAGTATGTCGGCGACAAGCCGCTTCATCTGACCGAATTCGGCTGGGCAGATGATCAGGCGAGCAATTGGGATGCGGGTTATGCAAACTCGGTCATTCAAACCGCCAATATGGGCGTGAAATCAGCTCTCATGTGGCAGTTAAACGGGGTTTGGACCAATGATCCTACCGGCGGAACGAACGGAACATATACGATGTGGGATGCGCTGGTACTGGGGCTGACTCCTCGCAAAACATTTTATATCGCAGGCATGCTGAATCGTTATATTCCTGAGCACAGCGAGGTTCTGGCTGTGGATACGGGCGGTTCGACCGACGTACGCGCTGCGGCGTTCAGAGGCGACGACGGCAATTATACCGTGCTCGTAGAGGCCAAAGCCGGCACGGAAAAAGAGATCACGCTCGATTTTGGCAGTACTGCGGTCAACCAGACGTTCCGTAAATTTGAATACAACAACGATATTGTTCAAGAAGCCAATGCGGTTCTTCCTCCGGTTGCAGCAACCTTTCCAGGAGGAACTTCGCTGACAGACCGCGACGTGGATGGAGATTACAATGTGATCATCTACACGACCCGGCCTGCCGAGACCCAAGTCAAGCTGGATGAAGTAAATCCTACTGTCCGCTCAGGTGATTCCATCACGCTTGGGGCAGAAGTAATCGATAATACCGGAAGTGTGACTTGGAGCGTCGTTGGACAAAACAACGGCACCATTAACCGTAGCAGCGGCGTATATCAGGCACCACAGGTGACGGATGAAACGATGATTGCGGTTCGCGCGACCAGCACGGCCGATCCATCGGCGTATGGCGTCGCCCTCGTACGCGTCCTTCCTGCGTCACAGGCGGATAAAGTCGAAGTTCCAACATTCAGCCTGGATCGGCACATATTCCCTAGCTCCGAAGTGCTCTATCTGGAGACGGCGACGAGCGGAGCGCAAATTCGGTATACGACAGACGGCAGCGAACCTACGGCCCAGTCCTCCCTGTATGTCAGACCGATTGTGCTGAACGAAGGTTCACTTGCACTCTATAAAGCCAAAGCGTTCAAAGATGGTATGCAACCCTCAGGCACGGTATCCTCCCTGTATCAGATCGGACAGATCAGCAGCGCACCGGACGGGTATAAGCTGTGCATGGTCGAAAACGGTGGAGAGTGTTATTTTCAGGGTAAAGCGGTTGTCGCTTACGGTGCAGACGGATTATTTAATTATTCCATTCAGGAAAACGGCGTTGCTTGTACAAGCGCCATTCTCGGCGATCCGATTCCGGGCGTAGACAAGCGATGCTTTGTTAACCCCGAAATTCCGGATGAGCTTCCGGTAGTCACGCTCTTCAACGCCGGTTTTGAAAAACCGGCTACCACTTCGGCCAGACCGGGACCTATGACCAACGGATGGGTGTTCGACAGCCGCTCCGGCGTGCAGCATAACAACGGTGCATTCCAGGCCACTGCCGCGCCCCAAGGTGTGCAGACAGGTTATCTGAAAACGGATGGCGGCGTCTCCGGCACGATAAGCCAGTCGATCCATTTCAAGCCGGGAACGTACCAAATGTCGTTCAAGGCGGCCAAACGCACCAGCTTTGGCGGCACCCAGTCCTTTGACATCTATTTCGATGATCAAATCATCGGTTCGTATCAGCCTGAATCCGGCAACTTCCAGACCTTCCGCACAGAGCCCTTCGAGACGGCTGGCGGAAAACATACGATCAAGTTCGTAGCCACAACGACTCAAGGTGACAATACGGCTTTTATTGACGATGTACGAATTGCGTTTCCACAGACCCCCTAA
- a CDS encoding glycoside hydrolase family 140 protein: protein MSTNPQSAITALRVSDNGRYLETSEGVPFFWLGDTAWELLHRLNRKESELYLRTRAEQRFTVIQTVLLAEFSGTTTGNAQGRLPFHMDENGQPDPAHPDTDGPYSYWDHVDAMLKLAGSLGLYVALLPTWGDKFNKKWGKGPEIFTPETAFDYGKWLGERYAEYPQIIWVLGGDRPLETKRHFDIVTSMAQGLKQGGARQLMAFHPPGCDSSSRQLHDESWLDFNMIQSGHGEREITNDRRVQQDYERKPVKPTLDAEPCYEDIPVGFRGEQGYFDAADVRKAAYYALFAGALGHTYGHHSIWSMYQGPHDLIESNSEGDYFIMPWLEALHRPGAKQMSHARALLEGELGPDWRPNSNLIHQNRAGANQAVAAQNKYNAYIYLPNGLYVDVVMGYIEGKQANAMWFCPRTGDTTKVSSDSDSDSTIPNQGIQRFAAPTSGRGNDWILILKGV from the coding sequence ATGTCCACCAATCCACAATCTGCCATCACTGCGCTTCGGGTTTCCGACAACGGTCGCTATCTGGAAACGTCGGAAGGAGTCCCTTTTTTTTGGCTCGGCGACACGGCTTGGGAACTTCTGCACCGTTTGAACCGGAAAGAGAGCGAACTGTACCTCCGTACAAGGGCCGAACAGCGTTTCACAGTCATTCAAACGGTGCTGCTGGCCGAGTTCAGCGGTACCACAACGGGCAATGCTCAAGGCAGACTGCCTTTTCATATGGACGAGAATGGTCAACCTGATCCAGCCCATCCGGATACCGATGGACCTTACTCCTATTGGGATCATGTGGACGCCATGCTGAAACTTGCAGGCAGCCTTGGGCTGTATGTTGCACTGCTCCCGACTTGGGGTGACAAGTTCAACAAGAAGTGGGGGAAAGGGCCGGAAATATTTACACCGGAAACGGCCTTTGATTACGGAAAATGGCTGGGTGAGCGATACGCTGAATATCCTCAGATTATCTGGGTACTGGGGGGAGACCGTCCACTGGAGACGAAGCGCCATTTCGACATCGTCACGTCCATGGCACAGGGGCTGAAACAAGGTGGTGCCCGGCAGCTTATGGCTTTCCATCCACCGGGATGCGATTCATCTTCCCGCCAACTTCATGATGAGTCATGGCTTGATTTCAACATGATTCAATCCGGACACGGAGAGCGGGAGATTACCAATGATAGACGTGTGCAGCAAGATTATGAGCGCAAGCCGGTGAAACCCACGCTTGATGCCGAGCCATGTTACGAGGATATTCCTGTCGGGTTCCGGGGTGAACAGGGCTATTTCGATGCGGCGGATGTGAGGAAAGCTGCGTATTACGCTTTATTTGCCGGCGCGCTGGGTCATACGTATGGACACCATTCGATATGGTCAATGTACCAAGGTCCGCATGATCTCATTGAATCGAACAGCGAAGGCGATTATTTCATTATGCCATGGCTTGAAGCACTGCATCGTCCGGGAGCAAAGCAGATGAGCCATGCGCGTGCATTGCTCGAAGGGGAGCTGGGCCCGGATTGGAGACCCAATTCGAATCTGATTCATCAGAACCGTGCAGGCGCGAATCAAGCCGTTGCTGCGCAGAATAAATATAACGCTTACATTTATCTGCCCAATGGCTTGTACGTTGACGTCGTCATGGGGTATATTGAGGGCAAGCAAGCGAATGCCATGTGGTTTTGCCCCAGAACAGGAGATACGACCAAGGTTTCTTCAGATTCAGATTCAGATTCTACAATACCGAATCAAGGCATTCAACGTTTTGCAGCCCCAACCAGCGGAAGAGGGAATGACTGGATTTTGATTTTGAAGGGGGTCTAA